ACGCGCTGAAGCTCATGTCTGCATCAATGCTGGGCGGCCCCATCGCATGGCTACGCATGGTCTGGAGGTACGCGACCTGCGCACCCGACGAGATCATCTCGGACGAACAGTACGCACGACGCTTCGTGTACTGCTGGATACGCTTTCTCGCAACGTGGAGGAGGGATGGTCGCCTTGATGACCTTCTGCTCCCTCTCGTAAGCAGGGGAAATCCCGAGCAGCAATGGTGGTACCTCATGGAATTCGGCGAACCCAACGTGCAGCTGACGAAAGAGATGCTCACGATCTTCCGAACACATCTCATCGCTCACCTGCGCGTCGCGCCGATCGTCATTCCCTGCGACATCAGCGACACGCTCGCACCGCTCCAGCTATCCATGAGTCGCAGCGGAACCATCAGAGCAACCACCAAACGACGAGCGTGGCTCAAGCTCCGCCACCACCGCCACGCAGCATTGCCACCACAACAGTGCAGCGCGGTGTTCGACGAAATCAACGCGCCGTAACCACACCACCCACCCCGAATCCGGGGTGGGTGGAATGCTTTGACATAATCCTCTCTCCACCAACGGGCGGGGATAAACCCCGCCGCTACGGGAAATAGGAAACGTCTCATCAACGTTCGTAGGGGAGGGGTTTACCCCCTCCCGTCCTACGGTGAACGCGCCACGCACTCCACCATGATCCCACCTTCACCAACGGGCGGGGATAAACCCCGCCGCTACGGGAAACATGGAGCACCCCTATCACCGCATACGTAGGGGAGGGGTTTACCCCCTCCCATCCATCACTGCAACGAGATCCTCATGAGAAAGGACCAATGACCCGCTCCACGGCCACTGGTCCCAACGTGCAACAAGCTGACCACGAACCGGATTATTGAGGATGTACCGCGTTACGACTTCGATCGTTTCTCCGTGACGAAGAAAATAATCATAGAAGCTACGCTGCCAAAACGAATGATGTACGAGATGTTGACGTCGTGCTCCTGCAATGGTTCTCCCCTTGAGGAGGCGGATGAACGCGATCATCGGTGGCTGTGCCTCCACCAACGGACGAGAAGAAACCCCACCCCCATGATGAGCGGGGAACGCCTCATCAGGATTCGTAGGGGAGGGGTTTACCCCCTCCCGTACTTCAAGCAGCACATGCACGTGGTCCGGCATGACGCAGTACGCATGAACGACCACTCCTGCGTCCACCGCTGCATCGCCAATCGCGCGGACGGCAATCCCCGCGAGCGCATGGTCTTGGAATGCTGCGCTGCGCTCGTGGATGCCGATCGTGACGGAGCACGCTCCCATTGCGTAGCTTTGCGCTTCGAGACGGATGCGCTTTCGCTGAGGATGTCCCTCCATACGAACGGGCGGGGGTAAACCCCGCCCGTTCGTTCATGCGTGTCTGAGACAGCCCCACTTCTCCCCCCCCCACGATCCTCACACGTACGCGACGCTCGCGACGACGTCGGCGTCCTGCTTGAAGCGCATGACGCGGACGCCCTGGGCGGCGCGACCGGTGACGCGCACCTCCTTGTAC
This genomic stretch from bacterium harbors:
- a CDS encoding transposase, which encodes MEGHPQRKRIRLEAQSYAMGACSVTIGIHERSAAFQDHALAGIAVRAIGDAAVDAGVVVHAYCVMPDHVHVLLEVREGVNPSPTNPDEAFPAHHGGGVSSRPLVEAQPPMIAFIRLLKGRTIAGARRQHLVHHSFWQRSFYDYFLRHGETIEVVTRYILNNPVRGQLVARWDQWPWSGSLVLSHEDLVAVMDGRG